In the genome of Xanthobacteraceae bacterium, one region contains:
- a CDS encoding F0F1 ATP synthase subunit A: MADPIAQFQIKKIATLGHIGPYEIALTNSAVFMIAAVVVIVGGILLATRGQTLIPGRLQSLAEITYEFVAGTVRSTAGNEGMKFFPFVFSLFTFVLVLNMFGMIPGFFTVTSHIVITALLALLVIFVVIIYGLYKNGFKFFKLFWPSGVPMFVMPMIVLIEILSFLSRPLSLSVRLFANMLAGHITIKVFASFIGLLATSLGVAGWALGILPFGMLVALTALDLLVAFLQAYVFAVLTCLYLNDAIHPGH; encoded by the coding sequence ATGGCCGATCCGATTGCGCAATTCCAGATCAAGAAGATCGCGACCCTGGGCCATATCGGCCCCTACGAAATCGCACTGACCAATTCGGCCGTCTTCATGATCGCGGCGGTTGTCGTGATCGTCGGCGGCATCCTGCTCGCCACCCGCGGCCAGACCCTCATTCCGGGCCGCCTGCAATCACTGGCGGAAATAACCTACGAGTTCGTCGCCGGGACAGTCCGAAGTACGGCGGGCAACGAGGGGATGAAGTTCTTCCCGTTCGTGTTCTCGCTGTTCACGTTCGTGCTCGTCCTGAACATGTTCGGCATGATTCCGGGCTTCTTCACCGTGACGAGCCATATCGTGATCACCGCGCTGCTCGCGCTCCTTGTGATCTTCGTCGTCATCATCTACGGCCTCTACAAGAACGGCTTCAAATTCTTCAAGCTGTTCTGGCCTTCCGGCGTGCCGATGTTCGTCATGCCGATGATCGTGCTGATCGAAATTCTTTCGTTCCTGTCGCGCCCGCTTTCGCTCTCGGTGCGACTGTTCGCGAACATGCTCGCCGGCCACATCACGATCAAGGTGTTCGCCAGCTTCATCGGCCTGCTCGCGACCTCGCTCGGCGTTGCGGGCTGGGCGCTCGGTATCCTTCCTTTCGGCATGCTGGTTGCGCTGACCGCGCTCGATCTGCTGGTCGCGTTCCTGCAAGCCTACGTGTTCGCCGTTCTCACCTGTCTCTATCTCAACGACGCAATTCACCCCGGCCACTAA
- a CDS encoding AtpZ/AtpI family protein, whose translation MSDPRDENGGGDLSGRLRRLDEKLDAREAEERRKNPAPQQTAAERKGFSQGLRLSGDFVGGVVAGFAVGWGFDKLTGWSPWGMIVFLLLGFAAGVLNVLRTLGVMPGFGGRK comes from the coding sequence ATGAGCGATCCGAGAGACGAGAACGGCGGGGGCGATCTTTCCGGCAGGCTGCGACGTCTCGACGAAAAACTCGACGCGCGCGAAGCCGAGGAGCGGCGGAAAAACCCCGCACCTCAGCAGACCGCAGCGGAACGCAAGGGCTTTTCCCAGGGACTGAGACTTTCCGGCGATTTCGTCGGAGGCGTGGTTGCGGGGTTCGCCGTCGGGTGGGGTTTCGACAAGCTGACCGGCTGGTCGCCGTGGGGGATGATCGTTTTCCTCCTCCTCGGTTTCGCGGCAGGTGTCCTGAATGTGCTCCGCACGCTCGGCGTCATGCCGGGCTTCGGCGGACGGAAATAG
- the smc gene encoding chromosome segregation protein SMC, with amino-acid sequence MQFTRIKLLGFKSFVEPSEFVIEPGLTGVVGPNGCGKSNIVEALRWAMGESSTKAMRAQDMDQVIFAGSAHRPARNTAEVTIVVDNSEHKAPAQFNEHDVIEVSRRIEREAGSAYRINGREVRARDVQLLFADASTGARSPALVKQGQIGEIINAKPESRRRILEEAAGISGLHARKHEAETRLKAAETNLQRLEDVIGQIATQMDSLKRQARQTVRYKNVSAEIRRRQALLMALRWREAEAQIAEAERTRDLAVRDVADKTQAHAEASRKQAEAAETLNPAREQAAITGAALHRLQLASADLDKEEARAKSRAEELDRRLAQLAADIERERALANDAAEVLARLAREEEALAAEENSVAGGEAAARERLVAAEALVAQTERAFDESTATLAALVAKRGALESAASTHRDRLARLDAEITKIETEAGAVLPENGGELAKLRDASTAAQEHLAKTDADALRAEAARSAALQALDVARKPLALAEQNLHRLETEARTLAKMLGEQSKSLFPPAVDQVTVAAGYEAALAAALGDELDAPLDAASPMHWAGADASESDPALPEGAEPLTVHVNAPEALARRLKQIGVVARGQGAVLRKQLSVGQRLVSQEGDLWRWDGYTVTADAPTAAARRLAARNRLSEIDQETASAREALAKAKAENDRALAEQQAAESAELSARGLWRNAQSAYDAALQALADAERGAGEQQSRLSALSEARARLLASKEETATAVTDTANALAALGDMAAAEAALAAIRTRLSGERHTLASARADVDGIERERAARAQRLSTIGAERASWREREERAVTQVAAIETRVTETREERTSLDSAPAQFAETRSKLLTEINAAEAKKREADDKLVAAEQVVTEIGKQEREAREALSAAREVSARDEARLDAARTRKEDLTREVSEVLGGEPTEERIAEALDTKGEESDPALVAERIEKLERERERLGAVNLRADEELTEVEKQHFGLTSERDDLVEAIKRLRQGIQSLDKEARERLRASFATVNEHFQKLFTGLFSGGTAELVLTGSDDPLEAGLDIIAKPPGKKAQSLSLLSGGEQALTAMSLIFAVFLTNPAPICVLDEVDAPLDDSNVERFCGLLERMSQETDTRFIVVTHNPITMARMNRLFGVTMAERGVSQLVSVDLQTAQSYREAG; translated from the coding sequence ATGCAATTTACCCGTATCAAGCTGCTCGGATTCAAGTCCTTCGTCGAACCCTCGGAGTTCGTCATCGAACCGGGGCTGACCGGCGTCGTCGGTCCGAACGGCTGCGGCAAGTCCAACATCGTCGAGGCGCTGCGCTGGGCGATGGGCGAAAGCTCGACCAAGGCCATGCGCGCGCAGGACATGGATCAGGTGATCTTCGCCGGTTCCGCGCACCGGCCCGCGCGCAATACCGCGGAAGTCACCATCGTGGTCGACAATTCGGAGCACAAAGCGCCCGCCCAGTTCAACGAGCACGACGTGATCGAAGTCTCGCGCCGCATCGAGCGCGAAGCGGGTTCGGCCTACCGCATTAACGGCCGCGAAGTCCGCGCCCGCGACGTGCAGTTGCTGTTCGCCGACGCTTCCACCGGCGCGCGTTCGCCGGCACTCGTGAAGCAGGGCCAGATCGGCGAGATCATCAATGCGAAGCCGGAATCGCGCCGCCGCATCCTTGAGGAAGCCGCCGGTATTTCCGGCCTTCACGCGCGCAAGCATGAAGCGGAAACGCGCCTGAAAGCAGCCGAAACCAACCTGCAACGCCTCGAAGACGTGATCGGCCAGATCGCGACCCAGATGGACAGCCTGAAGCGGCAGGCGCGGCAGACGGTTCGCTACAAAAATGTGTCGGCGGAAATCCGCCGCCGTCAGGCGCTCCTCATGGCGCTGCGCTGGCGCGAAGCGGAAGCGCAGATCGCCGAAGCCGAGCGCACCCGCGACCTCGCGGTGCGCGACGTCGCCGACAAGACGCAGGCCCATGCCGAAGCGAGCCGCAAGCAGGCGGAAGCCGCCGAAACGTTGAATCCCGCGCGCGAACAGGCCGCCATTACCGGCGCTGCCCTGCATCGCCTGCAACTCGCGAGCGCCGACCTCGACAAGGAAGAAGCCCGCGCAAAGAGCCGCGCCGAGGAACTCGACCGCCGTCTTGCGCAACTCGCCGCCGACATCGAACGCGAGCGCGCGCTCGCGAACGACGCGGCCGAAGTGCTGGCCCGTCTCGCCCGCGAAGAAGAAGCCCTTGCAGCGGAAGAGAACTCGGTCGCCGGCGGCGAAGCTGCCGCCCGCGAGCGCCTCGTGGCGGCGGAAGCGCTGGTCGCACAAACCGAGCGCGCGTTCGACGAATCCACCGCGACACTCGCGGCCCTCGTCGCGAAACGCGGCGCGCTGGAAAGCGCGGCCAGTACGCACCGCGACCGCCTCGCGCGGCTCGATGCAGAGATCACCAAGATCGAGACGGAAGCCGGTGCCGTGCTTCCCGAAAACGGCGGCGAACTCGCGAAGCTCCGCGATGCCTCGACCGCCGCACAGGAACATCTCGCCAAGACCGATGCCGACGCGCTGCGCGCGGAAGCCGCTCGCTCGGCGGCATTGCAGGCGCTCGATGTCGCCCGCAAGCCGCTGGCGCTCGCCGAGCAGAACCTGCACCGACTGGAAACCGAAGCGCGCACCCTCGCCAAGATGCTGGGAGAACAGTCGAAATCGCTGTTCCCGCCCGCCGTCGATCAGGTCACGGTCGCGGCCGGATACGAAGCGGCCCTCGCCGCCGCGCTCGGCGACGAACTCGATGCGCCGCTCGATGCCGCCTCGCCCATGCACTGGGCCGGCGCGGATGCGAGCGAAAGCGACCCGGCGCTGCCGGAAGGCGCCGAACCGCTCACCGTTCATGTGAACGCGCCGGAAGCGCTCGCCCGCCGCCTGAAACAAATCGGCGTGGTCGCGCGTGGACAGGGTGCGGTGCTGCGCAAGCAGCTCAGCGTCGGCCAGCGTCTTGTTTCGCAGGAAGGCGACCTGTGGCGCTGGGACGGCTACACCGTCACCGCCGACGCGCCGACCGCCGCCGCGCGCCGCCTCGCCGCGCGCAACCGGCTCTCGGAAATCGACCAGGAAACCGCGAGCGCGCGCGAAGCGCTTGCCAAGGCAAAAGCCGAAAACGACCGGGCGCTCGCCGAACAACAGGCTGCCGAAAGCGCAGAACTCAGCGCACGCGGTTTGTGGCGCAACGCGCAGAGCGCCTACGACGCTGCGTTACAAGCACTCGCCGATGCCGAACGCGGCGCGGGCGAACAGCAATCGCGCCTCTCCGCGCTTTCGGAAGCGCGTGCGCGCCTTCTCGCGAGCAAGGAAGAAACCGCGACTGCAGTGACCGACACCGCGAATGCACTCGCGGCGCTGGGCGACATGGCGGCAGCCGAAGCAGCACTCGCCGCCATCCGCACCCGGCTTTCCGGCGAACGGCACACGCTGGCCTCCGCCCGCGCCGACGTGGACGGCATCGAACGCGAACGCGCCGCGCGCGCGCAGCGGCTCTCCACCATCGGGGCGGAACGCGCTTCGTGGCGCGAGCGCGAGGAGCGCGCAGTCACGCAGGTCGCCGCCATCGAAACCCGCGTCACCGAAACCCGCGAGGAGCGCACCTCGCTCGACTCCGCGCCCGCGCAGTTCGCGGAAACGCGCTCGAAGCTGCTCACCGAGATCAACGCGGCGGAAGCGAAGAAGCGCGAGGCCGACGACAAGCTGGTCGCGGCCGAGCAAGTCGTGACCGAGATCGGCAAGCAGGAGCGCGAGGCCCGCGAGGCGCTCTCCGCGGCGCGCGAAGTCTCCGCCCGCGACGAGGCGCGTCTCGACGCCGCCCGCACCCGCAAGGAAGACCTCACCCGCGAAGTCTCGGAAGTCCTCGGCGGCGAGCCGACCGAGGAACGGATCGCGGAAGCGCTCGACACCAAGGGCGAGGAATCCGATCCCGCACTGGTGGCCGAGAGGATCGAAAAGCTCGAGCGCGAGCGCGAGCGGCTCGGCGCCGTGAACCTGCGCGCCGACGAGGAACTGACCGAAGTCGAGAAACAGCACTTCGGCCTCACCTCCGAACGCGACGACCTGGTGGAAGCCATCAAGCGGCTGCGGCAGGGCATCCAGAGCCTCGACAAGGAAGCCCGCGAGCGGCTGCGGGCGTCGTTCGCGACCGTGAACGAGCATTTCCAGAAGCTGTTCACCGGCCTGTTCTCCGGCGGCACCGCCGAGCTGGTCCTGACCGGCTCAGACGACCCGCTGGAGGCCGGCCTCGACATCATCGCCAAGCCCCCCGGAAAGAAGGCGCAGTCGCTGTCGCTCCTTTCGGGCGGCGAGCAGGCGCTGACGGCCATGTCCCTGATTTTCGCGGTGTTTTTGACCAATCCGGCCCCGATCTGCGTGCTGGACGAAGTCGATGCGCCGCTCGACGACTCGAACGTGGAGCGCTTCTGCGGCCTGCTGGAGCGCATGTCGCAGGAAACCGACACGCGCTTCATCGTGGTGACCCACAACCCGATCACGATGGCGCGGATGAACCGCCTGTTCGGCGTCACCATGGCCGAGCGCGGCGTCTCGCAACTGGTCTCGGTCGACCTCCAGACCGCACAAAGCTACCGCGAAGCGGGCTAG
- a CDS encoding DsbA family protein, with translation MPAFAQAKKVNEAELHKPGALGDHILGNKDAKVTVVEYASFTCGHCASFHQNTFPKLKEKYIDTGKVKLIFRVFPTAPAELSIAAGMIAHCAGEDRYFALTSALFETQRTWMTANAVPVLQKLANQAGISEEKFKSCLSDKALAQEIQQVAVRGFETFGVNATPTIFVNGTRIEGDTSIEELSKVIDPLLK, from the coding sequence ATGCCCGCATTCGCACAGGCGAAAAAAGTCAACGAGGCCGAACTCCACAAGCCGGGCGCGCTCGGCGACCACATCCTCGGCAACAAGGACGCCAAGGTGACGGTAGTGGAATATGCGTCCTTCACCTGCGGCCACTGCGCGTCGTTCCACCAGAACACCTTTCCGAAGCTGAAAGAGAAGTACATCGACACCGGCAAGGTGAAGCTGATCTTCCGCGTATTCCCGACCGCGCCTGCCGAACTCTCGATTGCCGCTGGCATGATCGCGCATTGCGCGGGCGAAGACCGTTACTTCGCGCTGACCTCGGCGCTGTTCGAAACGCAGCGCACCTGGATGACCGCGAACGCGGTGCCGGTCCTGCAAAAGCTCGCGAACCAGGCCGGCATCTCGGAAGAGAAATTCAAGTCCTGCCTCAGCGACAAAGCGCTCGCGCAGGAAATCCAGCAGGTCGCCGTGCGCGGCTTCGAGACGTTCGGCGTCAACGCGACGCCGACCATCTTTGTCAACGGTACCCGGATCGAGGGCGACACCTCCATCGAGGAACTGTCCAAGGTCATCGACCCGCTGTTGAAGTAA
- a CDS encoding DUF721 domain-containing protein gives MASTPRRPRFAAPLADLVGKAVGDAFSKQGFASIEIVTRWEEIVGESLARRSEPLALTWPRRDDPDSVGILQVRVEGAYALEVQHLQPVIIERVNRYFGWRCVGRIAIRQGPVSLRRSKPPKPKEPSAEQVEETRKTIGRFEDEPLGRAVARLGALIGQRRGK, from the coding sequence ATGGCTTCCACGCCCAGACGCCCCCGCTTCGCCGCGCCGCTCGCCGACCTCGTCGGCAAGGCGGTGGGCGACGCGTTTTCAAAGCAGGGCTTCGCTTCCATCGAAATCGTGACGCGCTGGGAGGAGATCGTCGGCGAGAGCCTCGCGCGCCGTTCGGAACCGCTAGCGCTTACATGGCCGCGCCGCGACGATCCGGATTCGGTGGGTATCCTTCAGGTTCGCGTCGAGGGGGCTTACGCCCTCGAAGTGCAACATCTTCAACCTGTCATCATCGAACGGGTGAACCGTTATTTCGGCTGGCGCTGCGTCGGGCGCATTGCAATCCGGCAAGGGCCGGTTTCGCTACGGCGGTCCAAGCCGCCCAAGCCGAAAGAGCCTTCCGCGGAACAGGTCGAGGAGACGCGCAAAACCATCGGCCGGTTCGAGGACGAGCCGCTGGGACGGGCGGTTGCCCGGCTCGGCGCGCTGATCGGACAACGTCGCGGCAAATAG
- the mutY gene encoding A/G-specific adenine glycosylase, whose translation MRETSRAGSEQRAKPKVAPEAATLLAWYDVSARVLPWRARGGAKPDPYRVWLSEIMLQQTRVETVLPYYAKFLARWPDIAALANARQEEVLSAWAGLGYYARARNLHACAKTVVGEFAGRFPEGEDELRRLPGIGAYTSAAISAIAFRRKATPVDGNIERVMSRLFAIEEKLPTAKKTLARLAAEMTPAHRAGDFAQALMDLGATICTPKRPACAICPWADACTARERGDQETFPRKTEKAEGALRKGAAFVVLREDDHILLRTRPDKGLLASMTEVPGSEWSATYKEKEALESAPPRIAKGDEQWQKLPGVVRHVFTHFPLELTVYSASVPRSTRAPKGMRFVPLAALDEEALPSVMRKVIAHALEFTHERKARGRRK comes from the coding sequence ATGCGCGAGACAAGCCGGGCAGGGAGTGAACAGCGGGCAAAGCCGAAGGTTGCGCCGGAAGCCGCCACGCTGCTCGCATGGTACGATGTTTCCGCCCGCGTATTGCCGTGGCGCGCGCGTGGCGGCGCGAAGCCGGACCCGTATCGCGTCTGGCTTTCCGAAATCATGCTGCAGCAGACGCGCGTCGAAACCGTACTTCCTTATTATGCGAAGTTTCTCGCGCGCTGGCCGGACATTGCAGCACTCGCGAACGCGCGGCAGGAAGAAGTGCTCTCCGCATGGGCGGGTCTCGGCTATTACGCGCGCGCGCGAAACCTACACGCCTGCGCAAAAACGGTGGTGGGTGAATTCGCGGGACGCTTTCCCGAAGGCGAAGATGAACTACGCCGCCTTCCCGGCATCGGCGCGTATACTTCCGCGGCGATTTCCGCCATCGCGTTCAGGCGCAAGGCGACCCCCGTGGACGGCAACATCGAGCGCGTGATGTCGCGCTTGTTTGCTATCGAGGAAAAACTTCCCACTGCGAAGAAGACGCTCGCGCGGCTCGCCGCCGAAATGACGCCGGCACATCGCGCCGGAGATTTTGCGCAGGCGCTGATGGATCTGGGTGCCACGATCTGCACGCCGAAGCGTCCCGCCTGTGCGATCTGCCCGTGGGCCGATGCCTGCACGGCGCGCGAGCGCGGCGATCAGGAGACGTTTCCGCGCAAGACGGAAAAAGCGGAAGGCGCGTTGCGCAAGGGCGCTGCTTTCGTCGTACTGCGCGAGGACGATCACATCCTTCTGCGCACGAGGCCGGACAAAGGATTGCTTGCGAGCATGACCGAAGTGCCGGGCAGCGAATGGAGCGCTACATATAAAGAGAAGGAAGCGCTGGAATCCGCGCCACCCCGCATCGCGAAAGGCGATGAGCAATGGCAAAAGCTCCCCGGCGTGGTGCGCCACGTTTTCACGCATTTTCCGCTGGAACTGACCGTCTATTCCGCAAGCGTTCCGCGAAGCACGCGCGCGCCGAAAGGCATGCGCTTCGTGCCGCTCGCCGCGCTGGACGAGGAAGCCTTGCCGAGCGTGATGCGAAAGGTTATCGCCCACGCACTCGAATTCACTCACGAACGAAAAGCGAGAGGGAGAAGGAAATGA
- a CDS encoding RidA family protein, producing MNIQRIEPGPRMAQAVVHNNTVYLAGQVADKAKGKSVTEQTKEILEIIDDLLKQAGTDKSKLLQTQIFLPDISNFAEMNKAWEAWVSQGNVPARATIEAKLASPDYKVEIMVVAAR from the coding sequence ATGAACATCCAGCGTATCGAGCCGGGTCCGCGCATGGCGCAGGCCGTGGTCCACAACAACACCGTCTATCTCGCCGGTCAGGTCGCCGATAAGGCCAAGGGCAAGAGCGTCACCGAGCAGACCAAGGAAATCCTCGAAATCATCGACGATCTGCTGAAGCAGGCCGGCACCGACAAGTCGAAGCTGCTCCAGACCCAGATTTTCCTTCCGGACATTTCGAACTTCGCGGAAATGAACAAGGCCTGGGAAGCGTGGGTATCGCAGGGCAATGTGCCTGCACGCGCGACAATCGAGGCCAAACTTGCCTCTCCCGACTACAAAGTCGAGATCATGGTCGTCGCGGCGCGATGA
- a CDS encoding transglutaminase family protein, whose translation MQIRIGFDIIYECGQPTPMVLMLNVHPSRQADLEKPDTLQFTPAVPARSYLDIFGNTCTRIVAPAGQLRIFTDTIVNDVGTPEPVVPEAKQHAIADLPDEALMFLLASRYCETDKLVNMAWAMFGNTPEGWPRVQAICDFVNSKISFGYPHASATRTAADALSDQRGVCRDFAHLAITLCRCMNIPARYCTGYLGDIGVPLDPAPMDFSAWFEVYLGGRWYSFDARHNMPRIARILIGRGRDAADVAISTTFGHNILRKFTVWTDELPGPDGTKAPIVEPPSANSFGLPISL comes from the coding sequence GTGCAGATCAGAATTGGCTTCGACATAATATATGAGTGCGGGCAACCGACACCGATGGTGTTGATGTTGAACGTTCACCCATCGCGGCAGGCCGATCTGGAAAAGCCGGATACTTTACAATTCACCCCCGCCGTTCCCGCGCGAAGTTATCTGGACATCTTCGGCAATACCTGCACCCGCATCGTTGCGCCCGCGGGCCAGCTCCGTATCTTTACCGACACCATCGTCAACGATGTGGGCACGCCCGAGCCGGTCGTACCGGAAGCGAAGCAGCACGCCATCGCCGACCTACCGGATGAAGCGCTGATGTTCCTGCTCGCGTCGCGCTACTGCGAGACCGACAAGCTGGTGAACATGGCCTGGGCGATGTTCGGCAACACGCCTGAAGGTTGGCCAAGAGTGCAGGCGATCTGCGATTTCGTGAATTCGAAAATCAGCTTCGGTTATCCGCATGCCTCGGCGACCCGCACCGCCGCCGATGCGCTCTCGGACCAGCGCGGGGTCTGCCGCGACTTCGCGCATCTCGCGATCACGCTTTGCCGCTGCATGAACATTCCGGCGCGCTACTGCACCGGGTATCTCGGCGATATCGGGGTGCCGCTCGACCCGGCGCCGATGGATTTCTCGGCATGGTTCGAAGTCTACCTCGGCGGCCGGTGGTATTCGTTTGACGCCCGTCACAACATGCCCCGGATCGCGCGAATCCTGATCGGCCGCGGCCGCGATGCGGCCGACGTCGCGATTTCCACCACGTTCGGTCACAACATTCTCCGCAAATTCACGGTGTGGACCGACGAGCTTCCCGGTCCCGATGGCACGAAGGCGCCGATTGTCGAGCCGCCTTCGGCAAACTCGTTCGGCTTGCCGATTTCGTTGTAA
- a CDS encoding Kef family K(+) transporter, giving the protein MPHYTPLIATIVAGLVLAFILGSIAHRLRISPIVGYLLAGVLAGPYTPGFVADQALANELAELGVILLMFGVGLHFSLKDLLSVRAIAIPGAIAQIGAATLMGMGMVYFLGWGWTAGFVFGLALSVASTVVLLRALQERRLVETERGRIAVGWLIVEDLAMVLALVLLPAMATVIMAKDAVSNPAMWQPIAITLGKVTAFVIVMLVIGQRVVPWALHWVAHTGSRELFRLSVLAIALGIAYAASTWFGASFALGAFFAGMVMSESPLSQRAAEETLPLRDAFAVLFFVSVGMLFNPNIVVQHPWLLAGTIFIIVFGKSVAAFLIVRAFKYPTSTALVISASLAQIGEFSFILAGLGVSLKLMPQTGLDFILAGAMISIMLNPFAFQAIDWIKPKLEKKTGGEEIATAAPVPEEPAAILEPTKLENHAVIVGYGRVGSHIGDGLRQQGIPYVVIEDRPDVAKQLRARGIEVFFGNAATPELLAAANLGHARTLFVAIPESFEAGQVVQQARKANHSLEIIARAHSDAEQSNLDRLGASHTVMGEREIAQGMLDFANRTSVTPGPVTSADERKIAEKVIPPEAT; this is encoded by the coding sequence ATGCCGCATTACACGCCGCTGATCGCTACCATTGTCGCCGGTCTGGTTCTGGCCTTCATTCTTGGCTCTATCGCGCACCGGCTGCGCATTTCCCCCATCGTCGGTTATCTTCTGGCAGGCGTGCTTGCGGGTCCTTACACGCCGGGCTTTGTCGCCGATCAGGCGCTTGCGAACGAACTGGCCGAACTTGGCGTCATCCTGCTGATGTTCGGCGTCGGCCTGCACTTCTCACTGAAAGACCTGCTCTCGGTGCGCGCCATCGCGATCCCCGGTGCTATCGCTCAGATCGGCGCGGCGACGCTGATGGGCATGGGCATGGTCTATTTCCTCGGCTGGGGCTGGACCGCGGGTTTCGTGTTCGGTCTCGCGCTCTCCGTCGCGTCAACCGTCGTGCTGCTTCGTGCGCTACAGGAGCGCCGCCTTGTTGAAACCGAGCGCGGGCGCATCGCGGTCGGCTGGCTGATCGTCGAAGACCTCGCGATGGTGCTGGCGCTGGTGCTGCTGCCGGCGATGGCCACCGTCATCATGGCGAAAGATGCCGTCTCCAATCCTGCCATGTGGCAGCCGATTGCGATCACGCTCGGCAAGGTTACGGCCTTCGTGATCGTCATGCTGGTGATCGGGCAGCGTGTCGTGCCGTGGGCGCTGCACTGGGTCGCGCATACGGGTTCGCGCGAACTGTTCCGGCTGTCCGTTCTGGCAATCGCGCTCGGCATCGCCTACGCGGCATCGACGTGGTTCGGTGCATCCTTTGCGCTCGGCGCGTTCTTCGCGGGCATGGTGATGAGCGAGTCGCCGCTCTCGCAGCGCGCGGCGGAAGAAACGCTGCCGCTGCGCGACGCTTTCGCGGTGCTGTTCTTCGTCTCCGTCGGCATGTTGTTCAACCCGAATATCGTCGTGCAGCATCCATGGCTGCTGGCGGGAACGATCTTCATCATCGTTTTTGGCAAGTCGGTCGCGGCGTTCCTCATCGTGCGCGCGTTCAAGTATCCTACTTCGACCGCGCTGGTTATTTCCGCTTCGCTTGCGCAGATCGGCGAGTTCTCGTTCATCCTCGCGGGCCTCGGCGTATCGCTGAAGCTGATGCCGCAGACCGGCCTCGACTTCATTCTCGCGGGCGCGATGATTTCGATCATGCTGAACCCGTTCGCGTTTCAGGCAATCGATTGGATCAAGCCGAAGCTTGAGAAGAAAACGGGCGGAGAGGAAATTGCGACAGCAGCACCCGTACCGGAGGAGCCTGCCGCGATTCTGGAACCGACCAAGCTGGAGAACCACGCGGTGATCGTTGGTTACGGCCGTGTCGGCTCGCATATCGGCGACGGGCTTCGGCAGCAGGGCATCCCCTATGTCGTGATCGAGGATCGTCCCGACGTGGCAAAGCAGTTGCGCGCGCGCGGGATCGAGGTGTTCTTCGGCAACGCCGCCACGCCGGAATTGCTGGCGGCTGCCAATCTTGGACACGCCAGAACGCTGTTCGTTGCGATTCCCGAAAGTTTCGAAGCGGGACAGGTTGTGCAGCAGGCGCGCAAGGCGAACCATTCGCTAGAGATCATCGCACGCGCACATTCCGATGCGGAGCAAAGCAACCTCGACCGCCTCGGCGCGAGCCATACCGTGATGGGCGAGCGCGAAATCGCGCAGGGCATGCTGGATTTTGCGAACCGCACATCCGTCACGCCGGGCCCGGTGACCAGCGCGGACGAGCGCAAAATCGCCGAGAAGGTGATTCCGCCGGAAGCGACGTAA